A genomic segment from Luteolibacter ambystomatis encodes:
- the speA gene encoding biosynthetic arginine decarboxylase → MVPPTDTAEKTAKRKAAKDWSPAKSAELYGIENWGHGFFGVNKHGDVTVNLTDDNGTADISLHEVIEGLRDRGTHLPVLLRFRDLLHNRIAEINSSFRKAIKDVGFKGSYRGVYPIKVNQQRQVIEEIAEFGKQFHYGLEAGSKPELIAALAHMHDPEAYLVCNGYKDEEFIDLALNAQKMGLRVMLVLEMPSELDLILERSRKLGILPNLGVRVRLSTRGSGHWSESAGDKSVFGLSAAQVIEAVDRLKDSGYLGCLKMLHYHQGSQIPNIAAIREGATEATRMYCDLIKEGAPMGVLDIGGGMAVDYDGSHTNFHSSCNYSVQEYCADVVETIAQICDKAGVAHPNLISESGRAVVSYYSVLVFNILDVTSAQTTDKAPAVPENAPQNLLNLIEVNKVLAKKNLQECFNDAVYYRDQMRAQFFYGAATLRERGLAEAWFWHILTKISKLLNDLDEVPEDLRELSSTLVDYYYGNFSLFQSLPDSWAIEQIFPVMPIHRLDERPLNRAVLADITCDCDGKIDRFIDKEDVAKILPLHDFKPDEPYYVAVFLVGAYQETLGDLHNLLGDTNVVGVHLENGKPVYTHEVEGDTVADVLTYVEYDPKELVTKFRNFAEKAVVEGRISPKERREILDIYRTGLGGYTYFES, encoded by the coding sequence ATGGTTCCTCCGACCGACACCGCCGAGAAAACCGCCAAGCGCAAGGCTGCCAAGGATTGGTCTCCCGCCAAGTCCGCCGAACTCTATGGCATCGAAAACTGGGGACACGGATTCTTCGGCGTCAACAAACATGGCGACGTGACGGTGAACCTCACCGACGACAACGGCACGGCGGACATCTCGCTTCATGAGGTGATCGAAGGCCTGCGCGACCGCGGCACCCACCTGCCCGTCCTCCTCCGCTTCCGCGACCTGCTGCACAACCGCATCGCGGAAATCAACAGCTCCTTCCGCAAGGCGATCAAGGACGTGGGCTTCAAGGGCAGCTACCGCGGTGTCTATCCGATCAAGGTCAACCAGCAGCGCCAGGTCATCGAGGAAATCGCCGAATTCGGAAAGCAGTTCCACTACGGTCTCGAAGCCGGCTCGAAGCCCGAACTGATCGCCGCGCTCGCCCACATGCACGACCCGGAAGCCTATCTGGTCTGTAACGGCTACAAGGACGAGGAATTCATCGACCTCGCGCTCAATGCCCAGAAGATGGGTCTGCGTGTGATGCTCGTACTCGAAATGCCCTCCGAGCTGGACCTGATCCTCGAGCGTTCCCGCAAGCTCGGCATTCTGCCGAACCTCGGCGTGCGCGTGCGCCTCTCCACCCGCGGCTCCGGCCACTGGAGTGAAAGCGCCGGCGACAAGTCCGTGTTCGGTCTCAGCGCCGCCCAGGTCATCGAGGCCGTGGACCGCCTGAAGGACTCCGGCTACCTCGGCTGCCTGAAGATGCTGCACTACCATCAGGGCAGCCAGATCCCGAACATCGCCGCCATCCGTGAAGGCGCGACCGAGGCCACCCGCATGTACTGCGACCTGATCAAGGAAGGCGCGCCGATGGGCGTACTCGACATCGGCGGCGGCATGGCGGTCGACTACGACGGTTCCCACACCAATTTCCACTCCTCCTGCAACTACTCGGTGCAGGAATACTGCGCCGACGTTGTGGAAACCATCGCCCAAATCTGCGACAAGGCCGGCGTGGCCCACCCGAACCTGATCTCGGAGTCCGGCCGCGCGGTGGTGTCCTACTACTCGGTGCTCGTCTTCAATATCCTCGATGTCACCAGCGCCCAGACCACCGACAAGGCTCCCGCTGTTCCGGAAAACGCGCCGCAGAACCTCCTCAACCTGATCGAGGTCAACAAGGTGCTCGCCAAGAAGAACCTCCAGGAGTGCTTCAATGACGCCGTCTACTACCGCGACCAGATGCGCGCCCAGTTCTTCTACGGTGCCGCCACCCTGCGCGAGCGAGGCCTGGCCGAAGCCTGGTTCTGGCACATCCTCACCAAGATCTCGAAGCTCCTCAACGATCTCGACGAAGTGCCGGAGGACCTCCGCGAGCTTTCCTCCACACTGGTCGACTACTACTACGGCAACTTCAGTTTGTTCCAGTCGCTGCCCGACTCCTGGGCGATCGAGCAGATCTTCCCGGTGATGCCGATCCACCGCCTCGACGAGCGTCCGCTGAACCGCGCGGTGCTCGCGGACATCACCTGCGACTGCGATGGCAAGATCGACCGCTTCATCGACAAGGAGGACGTCGCCAAGATCCTGCCGCTCCACGACTTCAAGCCGGACGAGCCCTACTACGTCGCCGTCTTCCTCGTCGGCGCGTATCAGGAAACCCTTGGTGACCTCCACAACCTGCTCGGCGACACCAATGTCGTCGGCGTGCATCTGGAGAACGGCAAGCCGGTCTACACCCACGAGGTGGAGGGCGATACCGTGGCGGACGTGCTGACCTACGTGGAATACGACCCGAAGGAACTGGTGACGAAGTTCCGCAACTTCGCGGAGAAAGCGGTCGTTGAAGGCCGCATCTCGCCGAAGGAACGCCGTGAGATCCTCGACATCTACCGCACGGGGCTCGGCGGTTATACCTACTTCGAGAGCTGA
- the nspC gene encoding carboxynorspermidine decarboxylase: protein MSAAYVISLPALERNARILRETADAAGCKLVLALKGFSCWKAFDAIRPYLDGCCASGLWEGLLARDYFGKHVVTYSPGYTEDDIRELCEFTDHLDFNSLSQWFRFREIVMAHPRFKSGDLLCGLRVNPQCSTGSTPLYDPCVAGSRLGITADQLEGVDLTGLSGLHFHTLCEQNSDDLEKTLVAVEEKFGHLLRSKQFTYLNMGGGHWITKPFYDRALLVRLVQETKARYGVEVWLEPGEAAAIHTGVLRSTVLDVFESAGHKLAILDISATAHMPDVLEMPYRPDVYLVDRHEPPVEVESQPAVTFEGEFYHPADEPSADPGVRDPQAAFVYRIGGPTCLAGDVTGDFAFHRPLAIGDVIVFDDMAHYTMVKTTTFNGVKHPAIVLQKADGTLETIREFGYADFRDRLA, encoded by the coding sequence GTGTCCGCCGCCTACGTCATCTCCCTGCCCGCGCTCGAGCGCAATGCGCGCATTCTCCGCGAAACCGCCGATGCCGCGGGCTGCAAGCTGGTGCTCGCATTGAAGGGCTTTTCCTGCTGGAAGGCCTTCGACGCAATCCGCCCCTACCTCGATGGCTGCTGCGCCTCCGGCCTGTGGGAGGGATTGCTGGCTCGCGACTACTTCGGGAAGCATGTGGTAACCTACTCACCCGGCTACACGGAGGATGACATCCGTGAGTTGTGCGAGTTCACGGATCACCTCGATTTCAATTCGCTGTCGCAGTGGTTCCGCTTCCGCGAAATCGTGATGGCGCACCCGCGCTTCAAGAGCGGTGATCTGCTCTGCGGCCTGCGGGTGAATCCACAGTGCTCCACCGGCAGCACCCCGCTCTACGATCCTTGCGTGGCGGGCTCGCGCCTCGGCATCACGGCGGACCAATTAGAGGGCGTGGACCTGACCGGACTCTCCGGCCTGCATTTCCACACGCTCTGCGAACAGAACTCGGACGATCTGGAAAAGACCCTCGTCGCGGTGGAAGAAAAGTTCGGCCACCTGCTGCGCTCAAAACAGTTCACGTATCTCAACATGGGCGGAGGCCATTGGATCACCAAGCCCTTCTACGACCGCGCCCTGCTCGTCCGTCTGGTGCAGGAAACCAAGGCCAGATACGGCGTCGAGGTCTGGCTGGAACCTGGTGAGGCTGCTGCGATCCACACCGGGGTGCTGCGCTCGACCGTGCTGGATGTCTTCGAATCCGCCGGTCACAAACTCGCCATTCTCGACATCTCCGCCACCGCGCACATGCCGGATGTGTTGGAAATGCCCTATCGTCCGGATGTCTATCTGGTGGACCGCCACGAACCACCGGTGGAGGTGGAGTCACAACCGGCCGTCACCTTTGAAGGCGAGTTCTATCACCCCGCCGATGAACCGTCCGCCGATCCCGGCGTGCGCGATCCTCAGGCGGCATTCGTCTATCGCATCGGCGGCCCCACCTGTCTGGCGGGGGATGTCACCGGCGATTTCGCATTCCACCGTCCGCTGGCGATCGGCGATGTCATCGTCTTTGATGACATGGCGCACTACACGATGGTGAAGACGACGACCTTCAACGGCGTGAAGCATCCCGCAATCGTGCTGCAAAAGGCCGATGGAACCTTGGAGACGATCCGGGAGTTCGGCTACGCGGATTTCCGGGATCGGTTGGCCTGA
- a CDS encoding saccharopine dehydrogenase family protein produces the protein MNKVLLIGAGGVGSVVAHKCAMVPSVFGEITLASRTKSKCDAIAAEVKKRTGRDIATAQVDADDPKQTAELIRKTGATLVVNVALPYQDLTIMEACLDAGVDYLDTANYEPKDVAKFEYSWQWALQDKWLAAGRSALLGSGFDPGVTNVFTAWALKHHFDEIHTLDIIDVNGGNHGKAFATNFNPEINIREVTAECRHWEDGEFVETAPMSKHQAFTCPQGVGTYEIYRMYHEELESLVKHIPTIKRAQFWMSFSPNYLKHLEVLQNVGMTRIDPVVYQGVEIIPLQFLKAVLPDPGELGQTTKGKTCIGNVITGVKDGQPKAIYIYNICDHEACFAEVGSQAISYTTGVPAMIGAKQMLEGNWRKPGVWNMEQYDPDAFMADLNQHGLPWQFIELTQEQAAAFQVA, from the coding sequence GCCGGGGGCGTCGGCAGCGTCGTCGCCCACAAATGCGCCATGGTTCCCTCGGTTTTCGGGGAAATCACCCTCGCCTCCCGCACCAAATCGAAGTGCGACGCCATCGCCGCAGAGGTGAAAAAGCGCACCGGCCGGGACATCGCCACCGCCCAGGTGGACGCGGATGATCCGAAGCAGACCGCCGAGCTGATCCGGAAGACCGGCGCCACCTTGGTCGTCAACGTCGCCCTGCCCTACCAGGACCTGACCATCATGGAAGCCTGCCTCGATGCCGGGGTGGACTACCTGGACACTGCCAACTACGAGCCGAAGGACGTCGCCAAGTTCGAATACTCCTGGCAGTGGGCGCTCCAGGACAAGTGGCTGGCCGCGGGCCGCTCCGCCCTGCTCGGCTCCGGCTTCGACCCCGGCGTGACCAACGTTTTCACCGCCTGGGCGCTGAAGCATCACTTCGACGAGATCCACACCCTGGACATCATCGACGTGAACGGCGGCAACCATGGCAAGGCCTTCGCCACCAATTTCAACCCGGAGATCAACATCCGCGAGGTGACCGCCGAGTGCCGTCACTGGGAGGACGGCGAATTCGTCGAAACCGCCCCGATGTCGAAGCACCAGGCCTTCACCTGCCCGCAGGGTGTCGGCACCTATGAGATCTACCGCATGTACCACGAGGAGCTGGAGTCCCTCGTGAAGCACATCCCCACCATCAAGCGCGCCCAGTTCTGGATGTCCTTCTCGCCGAACTACCTCAAGCACCTCGAAGTGCTCCAGAACGTCGGCATGACCCGCATCGACCCGGTCGTTTACCAGGGCGTGGAAATCATCCCGCTTCAGTTCCTCAAGGCGGTCCTTCCGGACCCCGGCGAGCTCGGCCAGACCACCAAGGGCAAGACCTGCATCGGCAACGTCATCACCGGCGTGAAGGACGGCCAGCCGAAGGCGATCTACATCTACAACATCTGCGACCACGAGGCCTGCTTCGCCGAAGTCGGCTCCCAGGCCATCTCCTACACCACCGGCGTCCCGGCGATGATCGGCGCGAAGCAGATGCTGGAAGGCAACTGGCGCAAGCCGGGTGTCTGGAACATGGAGCAGTACGATCCGGATGCCTTCATGGCGGATCTGAATCAACACGGCCTGCCGTGGCAGTTCATCGAGCTGACACAAGAGCAGGCGGCGGCGTTCCAGGTGGCGTAA
- a CDS encoding SPFH domain-containing protein has product MTERKAICVQGLLPFLLLIAAIGATVATGKHLVILREAPFLMVLIVPVVILWLKGLFIVSPNEGKVLTFFGKYTGTVREPGFWFANPFASKSSISLKVSNFQSPQLKVNDAHGNPIEIACVIVWRVVDTAKAFFDVENYQAFINIQCETALRHLASHFPYEPHQAGELSLRGSPEQVGTTMQKELQDRVGAAGIEIMEAQLSHLAYSPEIAQAMLRRQQAAAVIAARQLIVDGAVGMVEVALRKLESDGIVNLDQAQKAVMVNNLMISLVSESHMQPVLATGSVS; this is encoded by the coding sequence ATGACCGAACGAAAGGCCATCTGTGTCCAAGGGCTGCTGCCATTCCTCCTGCTGATCGCCGCCATCGGGGCCACCGTGGCGACCGGCAAGCATCTGGTGATCCTGCGGGAAGCCCCGTTCCTGATGGTCCTGATCGTCCCCGTGGTGATCCTCTGGCTGAAGGGGCTTTTCATCGTTTCCCCGAACGAGGGCAAGGTGCTGACGTTTTTCGGCAAATACACCGGCACTGTCCGTGAGCCGGGCTTCTGGTTCGCCAATCCCTTCGCCAGCAAGAGCTCCATTTCGCTCAAGGTGAGCAATTTCCAGAGCCCTCAGCTCAAGGTGAACGACGCCCATGGCAATCCGATCGAGATCGCCTGCGTGATCGTCTGGCGGGTGGTGGACACGGCGAAGGCGTTCTTCGACGTGGAGAACTACCAGGCCTTCATCAACATCCAGTGCGAGACCGCGCTGCGCCATCTGGCGAGCCATTTTCCGTATGAGCCGCATCAGGCAGGGGAGCTATCCCTGCGTGGATCCCCGGAGCAGGTGGGGACCACGATGCAGAAGGAACTCCAGGATCGCGTGGGTGCCGCTGGCATCGAAATCATGGAGGCCCAGCTTTCCCATCTCGCCTACAGCCCGGAGATCGCCCAGGCGATGCTGCGCCGCCAGCAGGCCGCCGCCGTGATCGCCGCCCGCCAGCTCATCGTGGATGGCGCGGTCGGGATGGTGGAAGTCGCCCTGCGGAAGCTGGAAAGCGACGGCATCGTCAATCTCGACCAGGCCCAGAAGGCGGTCATGGTGAACAACCTCATGATCTCGCTCGTTTCCGAGTCCCACATGCAGCCGGTGCTGGCGACGGGGAGTGTGAGTTGA